Within Chaetodon auriga isolate fChaAug3 chromosome 7, fChaAug3.hap1, whole genome shotgun sequence, the genomic segment TTAACAGAGCTgtgattaacacacacacacacacacacacagccgcggGCATCATTGGGGATCTTGGCACGTGGTCGTCTGTCCgttgcagaggaggaggagggggaggggggggagggggtccTCGCGCCGCCTCCCTCACCTGACAGTTTGCAGGTAGGTGTGAgccccgcccccctcctcccgcCACTTGTCGGGTCGTTTCACGCGCTGCTGTCAGAGCACATTACCATGACTGAGAAGGCGTGAAGACACGCGCGTGCGAACACACTCGCGCGGCTGTACGGACGTCCGCGTGCACACGTAAGACACGCGCTCATatctcagctgcacacacattaaacacacacatcacatcagctgGTGGAGCTTCAGGAAGGGAAGAGTACTGGAAAAGTAACTGAATACTTTTACTCACGGAGGCCAGTACACTGAAGCGTACTCGAGTCCTGCCTCAGACCTGTTTGTCCTCCGCTGCGTCTGCTTGACAGAGACTGActttacagacaaacacagcctgAGATCGGTTCAGAGGACATGTGTCAGTACACAGTAATACTCATATTTTAAAGTACTGCAGATATAATAAAGTCCTGCTGTGTGACAGACGTGCAGGTAAAACATGCACTAATTACCACAGTATTAATTATCCTCATCAGCTCTGTGGTGGCTCCTGAACTCAATGGGATGAAGGAAATTAAGGTAAAATACTCCCAGTTTAAGAGGTTTGTCCTGTTAATCCACATCAGCAGTTTTACTGCAGCTACTTAACGTTTTACAACACTTGAGTCAGAGTGAGTCAGCCTGCGGTCTCCTTACAACATGTCAAAACAGGATTTTCAGCCTTCAGCGATCAGCCGCGTTCGACCCGCCTCCATAAAAAGCCTCTTAGCGGCTCGCCGAGGCTCTGAGTCCAGCTGGAAACCTTCCCGGGCCGCCTTCCTCCGGCCGCCTGCAGGAGAGGCAGGCTGGAGCTTCAGGAACGCTGCGGCTTCAGCGGTTCAGCGGGCAGATGTTTGTTTCCAGGACTCTTTACGAGGTGCTTCACAGCAGTTTGGCTGAGCGGCGTGTGAAGTTTGGCCTGGGAACATCGATCTGCACCGAGGGCCGAACGTCCTCACGGGACTCACCAGCACCACTGATCACTGCACCTGACGGGCCTCAGGACAGGTAACAGCCTGATTCAGGTGCACCTCGTTAACGTCCTCGGTGTCATGATGGAGGGAGCCGATAGCTCAAGGTTTGCTTTTGTCAGTTCTACGGAAGCCCAGTGCTGCCAAAAAGACAAttaaaaagtggaaatgagTGTAATTTAACAAATATATTTACGCTCACTCAAAATCCGAAGACAGAAGATGAGAAAGTCTAAATTTTGACAGTTAAAATCTTTGACTTTAGTGACCAGATGAAGAGTCAAACCTGAACTTTAGTCAGTCATTTGCAGACGCTTTAATCCAAAgcgatgaaaacatgaattcaccaccgatggcgcagcatcggggaCATTTAGGGTTCAGTATGTGgcccagggatcgaaccagcgacctcctgATGGGTGGACCACCGCTCTGCCTCCGAGCCACAGACACCCCTGAACCTCCTAAATCACAACTTTAATTTATggaacacagaagaaaaaaatcctgttttaataaaaaaaatatatatatatatacttttcttttcactcgggtcaaaatgatgaaatacagAAATTTAGACTTTAAACAAGTCAAAATCAACCAAAATATTAGCTAAAGTGAAGGCTGccgctcctcttcttcttcctctgctgccagGCGCGACCTCGGCCTTTCAGGTGATCCTCACACCTTCGTGGGAGAATTTCAAGAGTGTTGAAAAACTCCTGAGTGTTGGTGGAGCAGAAATCCAACCGAGAGGAGGAAAGAACAACAGATTTACGGGCTGGAGGCCCCGCGGGGTCGGCTTTAAACCCACCACTGTGCAGGATTCCTGAGGTTTGGTCGGGGTTCAGCTGGTCCTGCTTCCCGTTATCGACCTCGATGCGAACACGCTGAGCATTTAAACATGTCGAGCGTTCGGTGAGcatctgcagctcagagcagacGAACCAAACGTCCACATCTTCTCCTGAGCTCCAAACAGACGTGACTCAGCTTCAACGTCGCGTCCTTCAGAGTGGAACAAGTTCACGTCCCCGATCGCTCGAAGAAAGACGAGGACACGTTCATTCTGACCTGCCGGACATCACTGAGCGCTTCCTCTACAGAACAGGCTGCTTTGACGGGAGCAATATTTGGCTTGTTTTTCAGAACCGTCAGTGGAAACTCGGTTAAAAAGGGAAAATTCACATGTTGTAAACAGCGAAGGAAAAACTGACGGCAttaaaagcagttaaaatgatTTATAGAACtggaaagacaaaccaaacGCCCATTATCCTGCTGAGCAAGGACCAAAGCCCAGCTAGAAAACGGCGGATTTACAAGAAtgtgaaggaggaaaaggacaaagtgtttgtggaggaaagaaacagaCGAGCGTCAATGAATCGACACGACAGCGTGATTTGTTTCCTTTATTGAGGACGTGGATGTGAGGTCACACGAACACGAGTCACACAAGCTTCAACAAGCACATGAAGACCAGCGGCAGCTGAGCCTCCACGCCGCCACACCGCCTCGTTTCCTCCGGCGAGGAGGGAGGCGACGAGGCCAGAGAGCAGAGTCTGTCCACAGCGTGCGTGGACACTGAATACTGTCCACAGAGAAGGGACGTTCGTCTCGTCAGATGTTCTCATTTAGAAACACGTGTGGATTCATCCtacttcctcctgtttgtctgataaAACCCACAGTGAGCGGCTGTTTGAGGAAACGATGGAGTCTTTTAAAAAACCCGTCAGCTGTTTTTTGTCATTCGGGGAGCCAATGGGCTCGCAGCGGACAGGAAGCTGGAATAACACAGACTGACGTGGAAGGTGGGAACTGGACGGGAAGCTTTAtgtcttcatttcctgtctcccCCCACGGCTCAGCTGCCAATCCAGTCTTTATAGTGGtgtttgccccccccccccccacgcgCCCCCACCGCAGACATATTCAATAAAGCCTTAAGtctatttattctttttatttttcttataaaCAATATTGACGATGTGGACGTCGTCCCCTCCAGCAGCCGTCAGCAGcctgacacacagaggaacagaaataaaataaaatacacattctGAAGGTGTTTATGTTACAGAGCACTgctgatctcaggtcagatcCTGTGAGTGGTGGCGCCGCCCTCGAGGCTGATGGCAGATCTCAGATCAGCCTCCGAACACCAACAACAGTTCAACCTGACCTGGATCCTCCCTCTAGTTTTCTTAACCAATCGGCAGCTTGAGACGCGTCAGGTGACACCAAGATGACCGAGGGAGGGGGCCGCCGATGCCCCGCTtccaaaaaacaggaagtgcttcTCTCATTGGTGCAGAGGCCGGCCAGTGTTCCAGCACAGCAGACCCGTCCGCTGAGGCGTGATTGGTTGCTCGTGACGCTCAGCTACAGGACGCAGGCCTCCCCCCTCCCGCCTCTGTCCTCTGGCCCCTCCCCTCACCTCAACAGATGGAGAGCTGGGCTGCGATTGGTGGAAGTGTAAGAGGGGGGCGGGGCTCATTGCTGCTTGGAGCGCCAGAACCGCGAAGCGATGGAGCCAAGAGAGAGTCCCTGTTTCTTCTGCTGGGAGAGCTCGGCCAgacgctgctcctcctcctgacagacagacagacacgtcagccaatcacatcaaaGGAAAGCCAGACAAACAGAAAGGGGTGCGTTTGATGTCTCCTCCCACCTGTGCCAGCTGAGCCTGCCTGCGTTTGAAGGCCTCGATGGGGTCGTCCTCCAGAGCGTAGTTCTCCAACACGGAGCGGACGTCGTCCACGCCGCTCAGAGCGATGGctgacaggaggacagacaggaggacggacaggaggacagacaggaggacggACAGGAGGatggacaggaggacagacagcaggacagacaggaggacggacaggaggacagacaggaggacggacagcaggacagacaggaggacggACAGGAGGATGGACAGGAGGacggacaggaggacagacaggaggacggacaggaggacagacaggaggatgGACAGGAGGACACTGTTCACTAAGAAAAACCTAAACTTTTcacagctgatgatgtcatgagtGCAGACGGCGTCTTACTCTTGAGGAAGTTGGCGAGGTCGTAGAGCGTCCGGTCCTCTGAGTTCCCGTCCCACTTCTTCAGGGCCATCCCGTTGAAGGGCTGCAGGCTGAACGCCTCCCGCTTACAGTCCACCACGATCACCTTACTGGTGTCCCGGTTCAGGCACGACACGTCCTGACAGACCAGAGGCGGGACGGACGTTAGAAAGACACTCAGAGCTCAAAACAGTGACGCAGAGATTCAAGTGGGTttacacccccccaccccccccggACCCTCTGACCTTCTTAAGCCTGATCAAATAAACAACTTTATTATTATCTTAATGATCCTTAAtattcattcaaacacacacacacacacacacacacacactttctctggTGGCTCCAGCTGGTGAttgtcagggtgtgtgtgagacagatggacagggaCGCTGCTCGTCGTCTCTATCAACCCCCCAAACCCCAGCAGACACGTCCGTCCTCCACACAACCAATGAATACAAGGCATctgtcctcctgtgtgtgtgtgtgtgtgtgtgtgtgtgtgtgtgtgtagagctgtgtctgcacacacagttgtgcagttatttattctttttatttttcagacttGCTGTCACACAGGTcctggtccaggtccaggtccaagtcctggtcctggtccaggtcttggtccaggtccaggtcctggtcctggtcttggtcctggtcctggtcctggtcctggtcttggtcctggtcctggtcctggtcttggtccaggtcctggtcctggtcttgGTCTTGGTcttggtcctggtcctggtcctggtcttggtccaggtcctggtcctggtcttgGACcaggtcctggtcctggtcttgGTCCAGGTCCaagtcctggtcctggtcctggtcctcaTTCAGACGTTAAGTTGGGTTCAGTTTCCTCCTGTCATTCACCTTCTGTTAGCCAATGACGTCCAGCCTGCACTGGATGTTCTGCGCTGGTCGTCTTCCTGCCGTTCATTCTCCGCAAACTCGCCTCCACCAGCCAGACCGGACCAAAGCGAAGGCGGACCGCAGGTTAAAGGTCAGCGGCTCGTCACTCGAGTCAGAGCGGCCGCATGctgtctgctgtcacactgtcgCACTGACACATCCAGGCTACCGTAGCTCCTCTGGATGTTTGtgaatctttgtgtttttggatgCCGGTTAACTCTCCTGGACGGTCCCACACACACGCCGCGTCAATGAAAGGGTATTGGCAGGAGCCATCTGTGGCCAGCGGCGGCGTCGACGGCCAGCGGAGACGTGACGGTGCTTCACCGCAGCTCAAAGcgtgaaaaaataaacaaaaacgaAATAagaatcagccaatcagacgaTTCTTAACATCAAAGGTTGGATTTCATCTGCAGAACAGGTGACGTGTTTACATCCTGTTTACACCTCTGTTAGCTTAACGCTCAGCTGTGAACGCTGCTGGTGTTTGTCCTGTGGAGGGGACAGAGACGGGgacgcagacagagacagcGAGCCCTGCATGGACAGCAGGACACAAGTCTGAAGCCGGACAGTTAATCCAACTGTTGAACAGACAATAAGACGTCTGATCCACTTCAGGCCTGCAGCCAACGCTCAGATGCAGGCCAGCGAACAATAGCTCCACGTTGGTCAGGTCGGTGAGATGGTCGACGGCGAGGAATTAAAGCGCCTTGAGCTGATTTTACGACTCCAACAAATCAGGAAGCCGACGATCGCACAGCCTCTTCAGGTCAGAATAAAAAGCTGCCTTCGACGTGGACTCCTGAACTCTGGACGTCGTCCGGGCGCTACACTGCACCCTCGCCTCGCCGTGTCACCGAAGTAACGTGAGCGACGCCACAAGCTGctggttgcattgtgggtaatgtggCTCTGCCGCGTCCGTCCTGTTTGCTCGGTTACTTCTGTTGATTGGGTGCATCTGAAGCTCGACGAGCATCAGCCGACGGGCGTCACAGGATGAGAGCGCCGTCGTTtgtaaatgactgaaaaacCTGAAGCTCGCCGGACGACAGGCGGCAGAAACTGAGCATCCAGgcctccacaacaacaacatttttaacttCAGGGGATATTTGGGAACTTTCCCTTTAACAGATGCAGCTCCTGACTCTCCCTCAGCATACGGAGCATTAAGAACTCTCTCCGAGCATCTGCTGCCTCCAGGTCGGCGCCGGCGTCACCGAGACGAGGCCGTCACTGGGAAGTAGGTTAAACAGTCCTCACAACCTCCAGACTGTTGGTCAGCAACACAGAGACGACAGTTGGAAGGAGacagaagggggggggggggtgaagagagaggggggagtaAAAGAAGTGGAgcaaaggaaatgagagaggagaggaggaaaagaagggaggCAGGGGTGAAGGAGGGTGAACGGGaggtgagagaagaggaagaggggagagagggaaggaggcagaAGGTTAATGAGGCATGAGAGGGAGACGGGGGGGGGGCTATTgtgaggaggcggaggaggtggaggaatcaatggcagcagcagcagaaggcagCAGCCTGTTGTTAGATCAGCGTTCAGGTGTTTGCTGGAGTGAAGGAGGCGTTTCTCATCAGGTCTGAAGGTAACTGAAGGTTttcacttctcctcttctctaATGATCTGTGTGCTCACCTGCGTTCACCTGAAGCTGCTCACCTGTTTCAAAGAGGTCGGACTGTGACGACCACTGAAGGAGGCCCGAGTGTTTCTGACAGCTGAGCGAGACGGGATCCTCCTTCATGTGAGGAGACGAAGGAGGAGGGCGACGGCGGTCTCTGAGTcatgaggacaaacacacacatgcacacacgcgcacacacgaacgaacacacgcacgcacacacgcacgcacgcacgcacgcacgcacacacacacaccgtaccTTAACATGATGCCCCTCCATGTAGTGTGTAGCATCTCTGAAGAGACGATACATGACGAAACCCTGAGGATCGATGCTGTCAATCAGAGGATACGCcgtctggacacacacacacacacacacacacacacacacacagaacaaatcaCCATGCTGTAAAGTTTTATCGTCACTTTGATTACCTTCTCTGTCGGATCTGTTCCTGtaaatgagctgtcagctgTTGGACTGATAATCCAGCACgtttaaacattttattaacaACAGATGAAGAAGTTAATGGAGAGAATAATCTGTGACTGTTAATGTCTAACTGCAGCCCTAAAAAATAAGTAACTGGAgtttggctctgtgtgtgtgtgtgtgtgtgtgtgtgtgtgtgtgtgtgtgtgtgctgctggctTTCAGAGGACTGTAAACGAGTCGccacacttcacacacaaacagagcagagagccggctGACGGCTCTGTTAGCATCTGAAAGGACTGAGCATGTGtaaacaacaacgacaacaaggAGACAAAGACCGCCTCCTGTGTGTGTCAAACAGCGCGCCACGCCACGCCAGCACGGATAAAACCCACTGGATTTTATGTGTTTCAGTCAGCTTTGGAGGCCATTTGTTTCCTCTGAACAGCTTCCAGTGctcgtgctaagctaagctaactggctgctttCAGCTAACAGGCAGCTGTCCAAGCCCACAGAGACAGAATCAGTCCTCCAACAGCTGGACGGAGATCAGTTTTACCCTCAGCTGCTCAAACTGTTCATGTATTATTAAAGTGACTCAAACTGTTTCCTTTAAACAGCTTCTGCTCCTGAAGCAACGCAAAGCAAACAGTCACCTCCAATCAGCACCACAGCCAAACCTCTGAGGGCGcattcagagacaaacacactgtgtgtgagtgtgtgtgtgagtgagcgtgtgtgagcgcgcgtgcgtgtgtgtgtcagtgagcgtgtgtgagtgtgtgtgagtgagcgtgtgtgagcgcgcgtgcgtgagtgtgtgtgtgagtgagcgtgtgtgagtgtgtgtgtgagtgagcgtgtgtgaatgtgtgtgtgagtgtgtgtgtgtgagtgtgtgtgtgtgtgtgagtgagtgtgtgtgagtgagcgtgtgtgtgtgtgtgtgtgagtgagtgtgtgagtgagcgtgtgtgagtgtgtgtgtgagtgagtgtgtgtgagtgtgtgtgagtgagcgtgtgtgagtgagcgtgtgtgtgtgtgtgtgtgagtgagtgtgtgagtgagcgtgtgtgagtgtgtgtgtgagtgagtgtgtgagtgagcgtgtgtgagtgtgtgtgtgagtgtgtgtgtcagtgagcgtgtgtgagtgtgtgtgagtgagcgtgtgtgagcgcgcgtgcgtgagtgtgtgtgagtgtgtgtgtgagtgagcgtgtgtgagtgtgtgtgtgagtgagcgtgtgtgaatgtgtgtgtgagtgtgtgtgtgtgagtgtgtgtgtgtgtgtgagtgagcgtgtgtgagtgtgtgtgtgagtgagtgtgtgagtgagcgcgCGTGCACACGCCTCACCATGCCGGTCTCTGCAGTGAAGATGACGATCTCGTAGAGCGGTGCGAGCTGCTGGAACAGGTAGTCGATGCCCGGACGCTTCTTAAACCTCCAACCCGTCGACAGCTGAAACAGACGGAAAAACGCAGAGTCAGCGTTTGTGAGAAAGCTTTAAATCACACAGAAACTCGAGCAGAATATTGAGATCATGATGAAAACGCTGCTGGTTGATGCACGGCAGAGTGTTGAGGTTTTCATTTTATCTGAACAGCACAAATACGGAGTTCAGACCTGAAACCACTGGAGTCACTGCAGTCTGACCTCCTTTACTCCCTCTGTGTTCCCTCCATTAAACTCCACAGAGCTGATTttaactgctgctttgtgtgagCGTGATAAATGTTCtgtttgttatgtgtgtgtgtgcctgtgtgtgtgtgtgcgtgtgtgtgtgcttagtGACCAGGCTGATGTTTTTACACATGAAACGTTTTTTTATTATCAACATTTAAGTTCAGTCTCTTGCTGATCATCTGCAGCGATAACATGATGGTGTCAGTTGAAACGGTtactgttagtgtgtgtgtgtgtgtgtgtgtggggcaggAAGTGAGGTGAGTGGTGGGGCAGGTGCAGCTACTTCTGAGTGTGTTTGCCATTTTTAACAGGTGGCAGGTGTCGAGTTACAGCTGCTGCACACCTGTCAGGTAGGTGGatagagagagtgagtgagtgtgtgtgtgtgtgtgtgtgtgtgtgtgtgtgtgcgtgtgtgtgtgtgtgtctaaatgcGGGAGTGTCAACTAGTGGCAGACTAGAGTTGTCGACAGGTGGTGAgacacacctccacctcctccacctgtcccATAAAGCcattcacctcctctcctccgttTGCTCTGTGATGGGACTGTTAATAAAACACgttataaataaagtttaatatAGGAGCCAAGGCTAGATGTTATATGGGATAggcctttattttatttctataggTTGTTTGCCTACAGCCATAGCCTACTTTGGACAGTGAAACTCAGTTTAGCTGTATGTTACATTATTGTATTTTCTCAGTCTCTCATTAATGTTTAGATTGATGACTTTGGATATATTTGTACTAggcatgttcatttttttggcTACTGGCCCTTTAAGGGACTCTGATGCTTGCTGCGCTAGCGGTCTTGGAGCTGCAGTAAACAGGTAGGGGGAGGTCAGGGAATTTGCACTGAGAGCGTACAGTTTTCTTACCGTAGCTGAAGCATTATTTGTGGCATACAGCCAAGTTTATAGTTTTAGTCAAGGAAATACAATTTGCTCCTGTAATGAGATTCCCCCTGTGGAAGAATAAACCTTCATCTGTCATCCTTTACATCGGAGTTCAGTGGAGTTTTTCCTTGCTCGCAACTTACGGACTTCAGCACAAGTAACGTCAACAAGTCAGTGGACCGCCGGCCCCTCACATTTAACGTCTGCTTAAGtctgtttttcacctgtttccCTGAGCTCACCTTCAGTCCAAGTTTAACACCTGCATTTACCTGCAGGCTCTATGGCATCACAGCTAGCTTGTAGCCAATCAGGGTCCAGCATGAAACCCAAAAACACCGACGCTTCAGTGAAGAGACGAGCAtgaggagacgagagagaggagacgagagagagaggagacgagtgtgaggagacgagagagaggagacgagcgtgaggagacgagagagaggagacgagagagaggagacgagcgtgaggagacgagagagaggagacgagagagagaggagacgagtgtgaggagacgagagagaggagacgagagagagaggagacgagcgtgaggagacgagagagaggagacgagcgtgaggagacgagagagaggagacgagagagagaggagacgagagagaggagacgagagagaggagacgagcgtgaggagacgagagagaggagacgagagagagaggagacgagagagaggagacaggcgTGAGGAGACGAGCgtgaggagatgagagagaggagacgagcgTGAGGAGacgagtgtgaggagaagagagagaggagacgagcgTGAGGAGACGAGCgtgaggagatgagagagaggagaagagagagaggagacgagagagaggagacgagcgtgaggagacgagagagaggggacgagtgtgaggagaagagagagaggagacgagagagaggagacgagcgtgaggagatgagagagaggagatgagtgtgaggagacgagagagaggagacgagcgtgaggagacgagagagaggagacgagcgTGAGGAGacgagtgtgaggagaagagagagaggagacgagtgtgaggagaagagagagaggagacgagcgTGAGGAGacgagtgtgaggagaagagagagaggagacgagcgTGAGGAGACAAGCgtgaggagatgagagagaggagaagagagagaggagacgagagagaggagacgagcgtgaggagacgagagagaggggacgagtgtgaggagacgagagaggagacgagagagaggagacgagcgtgaggagacgagagagaggagacgagcaTGAGGAGACGAGCGTGAGGAGACGTACCGACCACTCCGGGTGCAGCAGGACGTCGGTGAGCTCCAGCACCAGCGTGTAGGGAGGTTGGTAGTACGGCTCCTTCAGAGGGTCGGGCAGCAGCTTCGGGCTCGTCGGCTCGATGATCATCTgaccatgacatcatcaacaggacacacacagacacacagacacacagacacagacatatacacacacacacacacacacacacacacacacacacacacacacagagcgccGTCATAAATCAAAGCAAACTACGCATGAACATATTTCACAACAGCTTCCAGGATCAGAGGAGGAAGTTGGAGAAAATTCAGGAAGTCGTGGCTTCAAACGGGAaaatccagcacacacacctttaacaCACCTACGAGAGACGACTCCGTCTCAGAGAAACTCCACATTACTGTCTGTCCACAGGAGCCTGAACATATCACCACTTTGAAAAGCCCAAACAGGAAGACGGACGTGCCCGTATTAAGAGACGCCTGCAGCATATAGACTCATGGGAGTTTTCTGAAAACcccaaagcatcatgggaaTCCTGCATGAGGCTCCCGAGGGCAGAGCTCTCACATCACACTGAGACGAGTGCGCCGCCCATCAAAGACGTCCGGCTGCACTCACCTGTCTGTAGTCCTTGAAGTATTTGTAGGttctcttcagctgctggacGACCGGAGGATCTGGAGACGGAGACAACACAAAGATGAAGGAGCGTTCAGAAACGACGAGCTCGGCCTTAAAACTCTGAAAACAACGAACGCTCTGACTGACAGTTCACGCCGACCAATCACCGGCCTTATCTGTGTTCAGAGCGCTCCTCTAACGTTTCAAACTGCAGTCAGGATGTCGTTTCAGGCCAGTATATCTCTGAAGCTCGCACCGTCATCAGGCAGAGGGTGGATAATAAAAGAAATGGCGTCATGGCGTGTTACGTGACATGAACTGTATGAACGTGAGGCTTCGTCAGGgtgttttactgcaggtttGCTGGAGGTCACGAGCTGCGCTATTATCCAACAAACCACAAACCAAGCTCGCTGACACTCAGCAGGACGAGCTCTGATTGGCCGGTCGTTATCAGTGTGGTGATCAGAGGAGTCACCTGATTTGACCCGCAGCCTCCAAACTGatcagtgaggcagagagacgACCTTCTGATGACGCCGCTGATAAGAGAGCGAGCCCAGCCTGCTAGTAACACCTCCAGCTGTCAGCACGCTAATGACTGATACTAATAACGACTCCGCTTCCCATGGGGCCACGGGCTCATTACTgcaaatagacacacacacacacacacacacacacctctctctagcatccacctctctctctctaaacacacacgctgaagcTAGCACGCTCTGGTCCCCCGGGACTCAATACCCCAGAGTTCATAGCAGCGTgctgaagcaggaagcagaagccaTCTGCCACGGTCCTGTTGTGATGACGCGCTCACACTttcacacgtgtgtgtgtgtgtgtgtatgtgtgtgtgtgtgtattagcagatggaggaggaacaCACAGATCAGGGTGGAGCAAAGGTTAAAGAAGATGGACGTGCAGAAACTCAGTATGACATAACGTTACAGGTGAGAGACGAACGACTTGAGATCTGAAGACAATGGGGACAGTGGggacagtgaagacagaggagacagtgggaacagaggagagagtgaagacAGTGgggacagtgaagacagtggggacagaggagacagtggggacaatgaagacagtgaagacagtggagaaagaggagacagtggGGACAGTGggaacagaggagacagtggagacagtgaagacagtgaagacagaggagacagaggagacagtgaaCTCTAAACGTGGGCTCACAAAGTGGATTTTAGAGAAAGTCCaactgatgtaaacacacacacagtcatgtggCTGCAAACCAGTTAAATTAAGGGCAATAAACTGGCCAAACTTCGTTACCAGTGACGCAACTGGACGAGGCCCCTGACAGGTTCCTGTGACCAGTGTCACAAACATCCGTGTCCTCAGAAGACACAGAGTATCGAGACTGTGTCTTCTTAAAACGTCTTGAATACAAACATTTCAACCCTTTTTGTTGTGGACATGGTGAAAAACGGCTGAAGACGTCTGAACGATTCATGGAAACAGCTTCACACATCTGCTGTTCATAAGgacataacaacaacagcagtaatGAATGACACTTTGGCTGCCTCCAAAAGCCAGTCAgttcccatagacccccacattaACAGAATAAACCTGTTGCCTGCTTCCTTGCTGTTGTGAATAATTACAAACACAATCTGTGAAAGGTTTCATTTAATAAGCAGACGCTGAGGACGCAGCGCGAGTT encodes:
- the timm50 gene encoding mitochondrial import inner membrane translocase subunit TIM50 isoform X2, coding for MIIEPTSPKLLPDPLKEPYYQPPYTLVLELTDVLLHPEWSLSTGWRFKKRPGIDYLFQQLAPLYEIVIFTAETGMTAYPLIDSIDPQGFVMYRLFRDATHYMEGHHVKDVSCLNRDTSKVIVVDCKREAFSLQPFNGMALKKWDGNSEDRTLYDLANFLKTIALSGVDDVRSVLENYALEDDPIEAFKRRQAQLAQEEEQRLAELSQQKKQGLSLGSIASRFWRSKQQ
- the timm50 gene encoding mitochondrial import inner membrane translocase subunit TIM50 isoform X1, whose product is MSATSVFPMCVRASRGLLRLRSGAVGVSSPAVVDIVRTLSTDKPPAGTGSATGGLAQAILQERLQQQQQSQGQPPPEGGEGDKEGEKTEDKKQKENTAYAKKMVLRLAGLMGLGGAVGVVYIFGTNSVDEKGNIIPDEFDRDPPVVQQLKRTYKYFKDYRQMIIEPTSPKLLPDPLKEPYYQPPYTLVLELTDVLLHPEWSLSTGWRFKKRPGIDYLFQQLAPLYEIVIFTAETGMTAYPLIDSIDPQGFVMYRLFRDATHYMEGHHVKDVSCLNRDTSKVIVVDCKREAFSLQPFNGMALKKWDGNSEDRTLYDLANFLKTIALSGVDDVRSVLENYALEDDPIEAFKRRQAQLAQEEEQRLAELSQQKKQGLSLGSIASRFWRSKQQ